Proteins encoded together in one Halothermothrix orenii H 168 window:
- a CDS encoding sulfotransferase family protein, which yields MNKNPIFILGAHKSGTSLLRSLFDGHSELFVIPIEAHFFQHNGYWVDYGIRRQYPENINEKQIINNYIEWIDKSNTTPGGFADSDTRGLWDITKFKEKIKQGTDYSNIKKSIENYIEAMYYSLYNEELPNDIRVVEKSVENAEFAIELKKIFPNAKFVHIIRNPYSNLVSIRKFKSKRGYPFLKRIIASLYNSYYFLEKNQRIITKDYLVIKYEDLVTKPKKIINEISDFLDIAKEEILYKPTVQGQQWHGNSTTGKKFKTISSERLFKWKEEINPLEVRIINKKFKYIIDKYNYNFYENKNKKHLLYPAKQEGLKVYIANRILYNYF from the coding sequence ATGAATAAAAACCCTATTTTTATATTAGGTGCACATAAATCTGGAACAAGTTTATTAAGAAGCCTTTTTGATGGTCATAGTGAGCTTTTTGTTATTCCTATTGAGGCTCATTTTTTTCAACATAATGGTTATTGGGTTGATTATGGCATTAGAAGACAATATCCAGAAAATATAAATGAAAAACAAATTATTAATAATTATATAGAGTGGATAGACAAATCAAATACAACACCAGGTGGATTTGCTGATAGTGATACAAGAGGATTATGGGATATTACGAAATTTAAAGAAAAAATAAAACAAGGGACCGATTATAGTAATATAAAAAAATCAATTGAAAATTATATAGAAGCAATGTATTATTCTTTATATAATGAGGAATTACCAAATGACATTAGAGTTGTTGAAAAGTCAGTAGAAAATGCTGAATTTGCTATAGAATTAAAAAAAATATTCCCAAATGCTAAATTTGTTCATATAATTAGGAATCCTTATTCAAATTTAGTTTCGATAAGGAAGTTTAAATCAAAAAGAGGATATCCATTTTTAAAGAGGATAATAGCCTCTCTTTATAATAGTTATTATTTTTTAGAAAAAAATCAAAGGATAATTACAAAGGATTATTTAGTAATAAAATATGAAGATTTGGTTACAAAACCAAAAAAAATTATTAATGAAATTAGTGATTTTTTAGATATAGCTAAAGAAGAAATTTTATACAAACCAACTGTTCAAGGCCAACAGTGGCATGGAAACAGTACAACAGGGAAAAAATTCAAAACGATTTCCTCAGAAAGATTGTTTAAATGGAAAGAAGAAATAAATCCTTTGGAGGTTAGAATCATTAATAAAAAATTTAAATATATTATTGATAAATATAATTATAACTTTTATGAAAATAAAAATAAAAAACACTTATTGTATCCAGCTAAACAAGAGGGATTAAAAGTTTATATAGCTAATAGAATTTTATATAATTATTTTTAA
- a CDS encoding mannose-1-phosphate guanylyltransferase, with the protein MVTALIMAGGEGTRFWPLSRSNRPKQFLKLTDDQKTMLQETVERIKELVPPDKVFIATNESYKEAIKKQLPEVPEENIIIEPYKRDTAACIGLASLYIEKKFPGSTMVVLPADHLIKNKERFINILQKAVMTAAVGPNLVTIGIEPTHPETGYGYIHFGELLHTIDEDRVYQVKEFTEKPDLDTAREFLEEGTYLWNSGMFVWRVETIQDKIEKHMPELSKAMERIRQALGTDLEDKVVREEFKELEGISIDYGIMEKASDIYVIPGDFGWDDLGSWPALERVKKVDKDGNVVLGKHYGIDTKNSIIHSEDKVVTTIGLKDIVIVNTRDAILICDKKRAQEVKEIREILHRNGMEECL; encoded by the coding sequence ATGGTAACAGCATTGATAATGGCCGGTGGCGAAGGGACCCGTTTCTGGCCCTTAAGCCGGAGCAATAGGCCAAAGCAGTTTCTAAAACTGACTGATGACCAGAAGACCATGCTCCAGGAGACGGTAGAGCGGATAAAAGAACTGGTGCCACCGGATAAGGTATTTATAGCTACCAATGAAAGTTATAAAGAGGCCATAAAAAAACAGCTTCCTGAAGTTCCTGAAGAAAACATTATAATAGAACCATATAAAAGGGATACAGCTGCGTGTATTGGACTGGCTTCATTATATATAGAGAAGAAATTCCCGGGATCCACCATGGTTGTGTTACCGGCTGATCATCTTATCAAAAACAAAGAAAGGTTTATAAATATTTTACAAAAAGCGGTAATGACAGCGGCCGTCGGACCGAATCTTGTTACCATCGGGATAGAGCCGACCCATCCGGAGACAGGATATGGTTATATCCACTTCGGAGAACTTCTTCATACCATAGACGAGGACAGGGTTTATCAGGTTAAGGAGTTTACTGAAAAACCCGACCTGGATACAGCCAGAGAATTTCTGGAAGAGGGAACCTACCTCTGGAACAGCGGGATGTTTGTCTGGAGGGTGGAGACTATCCAGGATAAGATAGAAAAACACATGCCCGAACTCAGTAAAGCCATGGAACGAATTAGACAGGCCCTGGGAACAGATCTGGAAGATAAGGTTGTCAGGGAAGAGTTTAAAGAGCTTGAAGGTATTTCTATCGACTATGGTATTATGGAAAAGGCCAGTGATATTTATGTTATCCCCGGTGATTTCGGCTGGGATGACCTGGGAAGCTGGCCGGCTTTAGAGAGAGTTAAGAAAGTAGATAAAGATGGTAATGTTGTCCTGGGAAAACACTATGGTATAGATACCAAAAACTCAATAATTCACAGTGAAGATAAAGTAGTAACCACTATTGGATTGAAGGATATAGTAATTGTAAATACCAGGGATGCCATTCTTATTTGTGATAAGAAAAGAGCCCAGGAGGTTAAGGAGATAAGGGAGATATTGCATAGGAATGGTATGGAAGAGTGTCTTTAA
- a CDS encoding glycosyltransferase family 4 protein: MNICLFSSDYLPNIGGIANHVAELGRALVKLGHNVVVFTKCSFKEQKNFKINVEDDKGMKVIRVPIIDIPKIRGLNMRILYYYYLKKILKKYSIDILHWHCLTHDSYVTRKINFDNIVFTNHSSTFLLRMEKKEYDRLKKDIFHAREIIAPSKELCEKTVELGYPVDKVHYISNGVDLDRFTPNINVQELKRELKIKQDEKVVVCARRFAKKNGVIYLVKAIPEIIKRLNGKIKFVFVGDFPIDHPESEKREILDYINEASLNKYIILTGPIPSEDMPRYYSLGDISVLPSLKEATSLSGLESMACGVPVIGTEVGGIPQIIENHVNGVLVPPKNSIKLADAIVSILQDNKERDIYSVNAREFVKENYSWIRVAKDTLDVYKKIL, translated from the coding sequence ATGAACATATGTTTATTTTCAAGTGATTATCTCCCGAATATCGGGGGAATAGCTAATCATGTAGCAGAATTAGGGAGAGCTTTAGTTAAATTGGGACATAATGTTGTCGTTTTTACAAAATGTAGTTTTAAAGAACAAAAAAATTTCAAGATAAACGTTGAAGATGACAAAGGGATGAAGGTCATAAGAGTTCCTATTATTGATATTCCCAAAATTAGAGGATTGAATATGAGAATTCTATATTATTATTATTTAAAAAAAATATTAAAAAAGTATAGTATTGATATTTTACATTGGCATTGTTTAACTCATGATTCATATGTTACTAGAAAAATTAATTTTGATAATATAGTTTTTACGAATCATAGTTCAACCTTTTTACTACGAATGGAAAAGAAGGAATATGATAGATTAAAAAAAGATATATTTCATGCAAGAGAAATTATTGCACCTAGTAAAGAACTTTGTGAAAAGACAGTAGAGTTAGGATACCCTGTAGATAAAGTGCATTATATATCTAATGGTGTTGATTTAGATAGATTTACCCCTAATATTAATGTTCAAGAGTTAAAAAGAGAATTAAAAATAAAACAAGATGAAAAGGTAGTTGTCTGTGCTAGAAGATTTGCCAAAAAGAATGGTGTTATTTATTTAGTTAAAGCTATTCCTGAAATAATAAAAAGATTAAATGGAAAAATAAAGTTTGTTTTCGTTGGAGATTTCCCAATTGACCATCCAGAATCTGAAAAAAGAGAAATTTTAGACTACATCAATGAAGCTAGTTTAAATAAATATATCATATTAACAGGTCCGATTCCTTCAGAAGATATGCCCAGATATTATTCTTTAGGTGACATTTCTGTATTACCTTCTTTAAAAGAAGCAACTAGTTTAAGTGGATTAGAATCTATGGCATGTGGAGTACCAGTTATTGGTACAGAAGTAGGTGGGATTCCTCAAATAATTGAAAATCATGTTAATGGTGTTTTAGTTCCTCCAAAAAATAGTATAAAATTAGCAGATGCTATTGTAAGTATATTACAAGATAATAAGGAAAGGGATATTTATAGTGTAAATGCTAGAGAATTTGTTAAAGAAAATTATTCGTGGATCAGGGTAGCCAAAGATACTCTTGATGTTTATAAAAAAATACTTTAG
- a CDS encoding SDR family oxidoreductase encodes MIILATGGAGFIGSNIVDKLINIGHDVVVVDNLSTGYKTNLNSTAKFYKVDIISSDIEDIIKKEKITHVIHHAAQIDVQRSVKDPIFDADNNIKGTINLLEACRKNNVEKIIYASSAAVYGEPDYLPIDESHPIKAMSPYGISKHTPEHYIKMYGELYDLKYTILRYANVYGPRQDPKGEGGVVSIFTDKMVNGEQPAIYGDGKQTRDFIYVEDIVAANLKALNRGDNQIVNISTRTQTSVIELFKTMKDILKMDIEPIFNRERPGDIRHSYLDNSRAKEVLDWAPRYDLKSGLTRTISYYARQLGLDEVATTLEESL; translated from the coding sequence ATGATTATTTTAGCAACCGGTGGAGCAGGTTTTATCGGCTCAAATATAGTAGATAAGTTAATAAATATAGGACATGATGTGGTTGTTGTGGACAACCTTTCTACGGGCTATAAGACAAACCTTAATTCTACAGCTAAATTTTATAAAGTAGATATAATATCATCAGATATAGAAGATATTATAAAAAAAGAAAAAATAACCCACGTAATTCATCATGCAGCCCAGATAGATGTCCAGCGTTCTGTTAAAGATCCCATTTTTGATGCTGATAATAATATAAAAGGTACCATTAATTTACTCGAGGCCTGCCGTAAAAATAATGTAGAAAAGATAATATATGCTTCTTCAGCTGCGGTCTATGGAGAACCCGATTATTTACCCATTGATGAAAGCCATCCTATAAAAGCCATGTCTCCCTATGGTATTAGTAAACATACCCCGGAGCATTACATAAAGATGTATGGAGAATTATATGATTTAAAATATACCATTTTAAGGTATGCCAATGTTTACGGTCCCCGCCAGGATCCAAAAGGAGAGGGTGGGGTAGTCTCTATATTTACTGATAAAATGGTGAACGGTGAACAGCCAGCAATTTATGGAGATGGGAAACAGACACGTGATTTTATTTATGTCGAAGATATCGTTGCAGCCAATCTTAAAGCTCTTAATAGAGGTGATAATCAAATAGTTAATATTAGTACCAGGACTCAGACCAGTGTCATTGAATTATTTAAAACTATGAAAGATATCCTGAAAATGGATATAGAACCCATATTTAATCGGGAAAGGCCAGGGGATATTCGCCATAGTTACCTTGATAACTCCCGGGCTAAAGAGGTTTTAGACTGGGCTCCACGGTATGACTTAAAGTCAGGGTTAACCAGGACAATATCGTATTATGCCCGTCAACTTGGTTTAGATGAGGTAGCGACTACCCTGGAAGAAAGCTTATAA
- a CDS encoding glycosyltransferase family 2 protein: protein MRSELVSVITPLYNSEQFIEKTIKSVLNQTYANWEMIVVDDCSTDSGPDIVKEYLKKNSRIKLIKLKKNSGAAVARNKGIKISKGRYIAFLDSDDLWHKDKLKKQVEFMKNNNVVLSYTAYRKIDEFGNLRGIIRPPKKINYNQLLKTNSIGCLTAMYDTKYVGKVYMPVIDRRQDYALWLKILKKGITAYGVNEVLAYYRTNKNSLSSNKVVSAKYQWKIYRQIENLSIVKSLYYFINYFINGLSKYLK, encoded by the coding sequence ATGAGATCTGAATTAGTTTCAGTAATTACTCCACTTTATAATTCAGAACAGTTTATTGAAAAGACTATAAAAAGTGTTTTAAACCAAACATATGCAAATTGGGAAATGATAGTAGTGGATGATTGTTCAACTGATTCAGGTCCAGATATAGTTAAGGAATATTTAAAGAAAAATAGTAGGATTAAATTAATTAAATTGAAAAAAAATAGTGGAGCTGCTGTAGCTAGAAACAAGGGAATTAAGATAAGCAAAGGCAGATACATTGCCTTTTTGGACAGTGATGACCTCTGGCATAAAGATAAATTAAAAAAGCAGGTTGAATTTATGAAAAACAATAATGTTGTTTTATCATATACAGCTTACAGAAAAATAGATGAGTTTGGAAATTTAAGGGGTATTATAAGACCTCCCAAAAAAATTAATTATAATCAACTACTGAAAACCAATTCTATTGGTTGTTTAACTGCGATGTATGATACCAAATATGTTGGAAAAGTATATATGCCAGTTATTGATAGAAGACAAGATTATGCACTTTGGTTAAAGATTTTAAAAAAAGGGATAACGGCTTATGGAGTAAATGAAGTCTTGGCCTATTACAGAACAAATAAAAATTCGTTGTCTAGTAATAAAGTTGTTTCTGCAAAATATCAATGGAAAATATACCGTCAGATAGAAAATTTATCTATTGTTAAATCGTTATATTATTTTATTAACTATTTTATTAATGGATTAAGTAAATATTTAAAATGA
- a CDS encoding glycosyltransferase family 4 protein, whose amino-acid sequence MFIKKYFSFFGGISIKRILIINVETQFGGAEKSIVDIFKKISEKEEYEVLFLVENSKMKNILNKENIKFKVISLGKLNKNIVGISKLLYGNLLVFIEILQYKPHIVFSNTDISHMISFLSCFLTNIPFILILRDYRFKKIAKTLLEPFVKNIVCVSEHLKNFYKGGNKYEVIPNGIIVNDIINSQYRLIYRHKYAKNNEIIYGVAARFARWKGLDKLIKAFNLANKNINNFNAKLLIAGSAQESTEQYNYYLELKELIKKLGIEDKVSFIGWIEDPLEFFYNCDVIISSSITKYGGPESFGRTIIEAWSVKKPVITTNCGGPSYIVEDGKTGLKVNEENLIVEMKNAILELYKSKKKRKKIGNEGFRRVSDTYNIDKVIQNYLKLIKYNSL is encoded by the coding sequence ATGTTTATAAAAAAATACTTTAGTTTTTTTGGGGGGATTTCTATTAAAAGAATTTTAATAATAAATGTAGAAACTCAATTTGGAGGGGCTGAAAAGTCCATAGTGGATATATTTAAAAAAATTAGTGAAAAAGAAGAATATGAAGTTTTATTTTTAGTTGAAAACAGTAAAATGAAAAATATACTAAATAAAGAAAATATTAAATTTAAAGTAATTAGTTTGGGAAAGTTAAATAAAAATATAGTAGGTATAAGTAAACTATTGTATGGTAACTTACTAGTTTTTATTGAAATATTACAATATAAACCACATATTGTTTTTAGTAATACAGATATAAGTCATATGATAAGCTTTTTATCTTGTTTTTTAACTAATATTCCTTTTATTTTGATATTACGTGATTATCGTTTTAAAAAAATTGCCAAAACATTATTGGAACCTTTTGTGAAAAATATAGTTTGTGTATCTGAACATTTAAAGAATTTTTATAAGGGTGGAAACAAGTATGAAGTTATTCCTAATGGAATAATAGTAAATGATATTATTAATTCACAATATAGATTAATTTATCGACATAAATATGCTAAAAATAATGAGATAATTTATGGTGTTGCAGCAAGATTTGCTAGGTGGAAGGGGTTGGATAAATTAATAAAAGCTTTCAATTTAGCTAATAAAAATATAAACAATTTTAATGCTAAATTATTAATTGCTGGTTCAGCACAAGAAAGCACTGAACAGTATAATTATTATCTGGAATTAAAAGAATTAATTAAAAAACTTGGTATAGAAGATAAAGTAAGTTTTATTGGATGGATAGAAGATCCATTAGAATTTTTTTACAATTGTGATGTTATTATTTCAAGTTCTATTACAAAATATGGAGGACCAGAATCTTTTGGCAGAACTATTATTGAAGCGTGGAGTGTTAAAAAACCTGTAATTACTACAAATTGTGGAGGACCAAGTTATATTGTTGAAGATGGAAAAACTGGTCTTAAAGTTAATGAAGAAAATTTAATAGTAGAAATGAAAAATGCAATTTTAGAATTATATAAAAGCAAGAAGAAAAGAAAAAAGATAGGGAATGAAGGTTTTCGACGGGTTAGTGATACTTATAATATTGATAAAGTTATTCAAAATTATTTGAAGTTAATAAAATACAATTCATTATAA
- a CDS encoding glycosyltransferase family 4 protein, giving the protein MDKKITIFTPYLSKTMGGIQNLSFNLFKYLKEYVKVSAYSGNINDEKIKGVYYSKYNNSQIKIGYDLFKKSYYDFKKNKSYINIALTWKLGIITYLLKILYNIPYIVYVHGNDIYPDNKNFVEKFVIKRVLKNANKIIANSKFTKKLCNTYGEFNIKVIHPGIDYKNIKIDNKNKVKNRKILFTLSRLEQRKGIDNTLRAMPEIISRYPDIHYYIGGKGPYNKILKQIVSELNIENYVTFLGFISEEQKDEMYKKCDLFVMPSYEVKKDGSVEGFGIVYLEANMYGKFVIAGNSGGILDAVNHGKTGLIVDGGDPKSISEGIIKFYEEYYNKKNYQEDCIRWAEKHDWNNIINQVLDLL; this is encoded by the coding sequence ATGGATAAAAAAATAACAATATTTACTCCTTATTTATCAAAAACAATGGGTGGAATTCAAAATTTATCTTTCAATCTATTTAAGTATTTAAAAGAATATGTTAAAGTTTCTGCATATTCAGGGAATATAAATGATGAAAAAATCAAAGGTGTTTATTACTCAAAATATAATAATTCACAAATTAAAATAGGTTATGACTTATTTAAGAAGTCATATTACGACTTTAAGAAAAACAAAAGTTACATTAATATTGCTTTAACTTGGAAACTAGGAATAATAACTTATTTATTAAAGATATTATATAATATTCCTTATATAGTTTATGTACATGGAAATGATATTTACCCTGACAATAAAAATTTTGTTGAAAAATTTGTGATAAAAAGAGTCTTAAAGAATGCGAATAAAATAATTGCTAATAGTAAATTTACAAAAAAATTATGCAATACATATGGTGAATTTAACATAAAAGTAATTCACCCTGGAATTGATTATAAAAATATAAAGATTGATAATAAAAACAAAGTCAAAAATAGGAAAATATTGTTTACGTTATCACGATTAGAGCAAAGAAAGGGTATTGATAATACTCTCAGAGCTATGCCTGAAATAATATCTAGATATCCAGATATCCATTATTATATCGGGGGGAAAGGTCCATATAATAAAATACTAAAACAAATTGTTAGTGAATTGAATATTGAAAACTATGTTACATTTTTAGGTTTTATTTCAGAAGAACAAAAAGATGAAATGTATAAAAAGTGTGATTTGTTTGTTATGCCGAGCTATGAGGTTAAAAAAGATGGAAGTGTAGAAGGTTTTGGAATAGTATATTTAGAAGCTAATATGTATGGTAAGTTTGTGATAGCAGGTAATTCAGGAGGGATTTTGGATGCAGTAAACCATGGTAAGACCGGGTTGATAGTTGATGGTGGCGATCCTAAAAGTATATCTGAGGGAATTATAAAGTTTTATGAAGAATATTATAACAAAAAGAATTACCAAGAAGATTGTATAAGATGGGCGGAAAAGCATGATTGGAATAATATAATTAATCAAGTGTTAGATTTATTATAA
- a CDS encoding GNVR domain-containing protein has product MKKRLTNATIQVESLPQEIAHYEKLIKVETEELKQLQVKLHSWEQEMDNLEADVAHYRKLYEKEALSYRNLRNDLINTRIELDHLQNQLAFYREARDSLEEEVKKLQTFIGRNRIIEKQLEQRVNDIQKTYEMLAAKYEEARITEAQKTSDVKFIARAVPPARPLGNRARLNMAIAGILAFMIGVFVVFLREFLKEEEN; this is encoded by the coding sequence TTGAAAAAGAGACTGACTAATGCTACAATACAGGTGGAAAGCCTGCCTCAGGAAATAGCCCATTATGAAAAACTTATTAAGGTTGAAACTGAAGAATTAAAACAACTTCAGGTCAAGCTCCACAGCTGGGAGCAAGAAATGGACAACCTGGAGGCAGATGTAGCTCACTACCGTAAGCTATATGAAAAAGAAGCTTTAAGTTACCGTAACCTGAGAAATGATTTGATTAACACCAGAATAGAGCTGGATCATTTACAGAATCAACTGGCCTTTTACAGAGAAGCCAGAGACAGCCTTGAAGAAGAGGTTAAAAAGCTTCAGACATTTATAGGACGAAACAGGATTATTGAAAAACAGCTTGAACAGAGGGTTAATGATATACAAAAAACCTATGAGATGCTGGCTGCTAAATATGAAGAGGCCCGGATAACTGAAGCCCAGAAAACCAGTGATGTCAAGTTTATAGCAAGGGCAGTACCCCCGGCAAGACCCCTGGGGAACAGAGCCAGACTTAATATGGCTATAGCAGGCATTCTGGCATTTATGATAGGTGTATTTGTGGTTTTCTTACGTGAATTTTTAAAGGAAGAAGAAAATTAG
- a CDS encoding O-antigen polymerase: MRFKMANISLKLLLLFFLLAPFHGVIKVINHNTLNKPILNVWKEVLFIFILALSILYLIKKKKIHITNFGGKIIIIIYLLVFNLILNLYFGIVNKNIVIIQWLWGVKVTFFYGLIIFIVIIHDINWQKFINKIINILSFLALFIIGFALLQFFLGTEFISSINFVADGMKTNLIRSGNIRASSIFRQPVTFGMFCLILLSFNILKKGFMPNIVSIMSIIGILISTSRTSILALVVMLFYCLLLKRKKYNIFLKLSLIIPLVIVFALNIIVPYIENNLLSSNIGVLRTYLYTNTFFVRINKWKTLMTSWVKSKGIVHIFIGKGWGYLGGGQHIFKFIQGNPSVPYDPVDNLYLFLLINSGIVGLILFISIIIMCMRKALMMMQFSSEVNYDFLNSVLLFLSTFLIIGVFITGIESFIFQIYLYLIIGSLMKYS, translated from the coding sequence ATGAGATTTAAAATGGCAAATATTAGTTTAAAGTTATTATTACTATTTTTTTTGTTAGCTCCATTTCATGGTGTTATAAAAGTTATAAATCATAATACTCTTAATAAACCTATATTAAATGTGTGGAAAGAAGTATTGTTTATTTTTATCTTAGCTCTATCTATTTTATATTTAATCAAAAAGAAAAAAATACATATTACTAATTTTGGGGGAAAAATTATAATTATAATTTATTTACTTGTATTTAATCTAATCTTAAATCTATATTTTGGAATTGTAAATAAAAATATTGTAATAATACAGTGGTTATGGGGAGTAAAAGTAACTTTTTTTTATGGGTTAATAATATTTATAGTAATTATACATGATATTAATTGGCAAAAATTTATTAATAAAATTATTAATATTCTTTCATTTTTAGCTCTTTTTATTATTGGTTTTGCTTTATTACAGTTTTTTTTAGGCACAGAATTTATTTCCAGTATAAATTTTGTGGCAGATGGAATGAAAACAAATTTAATCCGTTCTGGTAATATTCGAGCTTCTTCTATTTTCAGACAACCTGTAACTTTCGGTATGTTTTGCCTTATATTATTAAGTTTTAACATATTAAAAAAAGGTTTTATGCCCAACATAGTTTCTATTATGTCAATTATAGGCATATTAATATCTACTTCTAGAACTAGTATATTGGCTTTAGTAGTTATGTTGTTTTATTGTTTATTACTTAAAAGAAAAAAATATAATATTTTTCTAAAACTTTCTTTAATTATTCCTTTGGTTATTGTATTTGCATTAAATATAATAGTACCTTATATTGAAAATAATTTACTTAGTAGTAATATTGGAGTGTTAAGAACATATTTGTATACTAATACTTTTTTTGTTAGGATTAATAAGTGGAAGACGCTAATGACATCATGGGTAAAGAGTAAAGGAATTGTTCATATTTTTATTGGGAAAGGATGGGGTTATCTAGGTGGGGGGCAGCACATTTTTAAATTTATTCAAGGAAATCCCAGTGTTCCATATGATCCTGTCGATAATCTTTATTTGTTTCTTTTAATAAATAGTGGAATTGTGGGATTAATATTATTTATTTCAATTATTATAATGTGTATGAGAAAAGCCCTTATGATGATGCAATTTAGTAGTGAAGTGAATTATGATTTTTTGAATAGTGTGCTACTTTTTTTGTCAACTTTCCTTATTATTGGAGTGTTTATTACAGGTATAGAGTCATTTATATTTCAAATTTATTTATATTTGATTATAGGAAGTTTGATGAAATATTCTTAG
- a CDS encoding flippase: MEEELLDVTKKSGVVFIGRIIGVLFGLVFNFIVARYMGAEAYGRFMYVYTFISFFPIITRFGLDQGLVSFLPPLVDDNKVEERNGLITSSILFTLITGFVLSTIIITNSKFIATNILNSPELVDLIRYSTPLLILLAFTQLSRGIFRGIGIIKYFVQGQNILTPIVKIACIITFSFLGFKIYGILISFYISLGLTSLYLFYKILKMGFLSSIKSINHGLLKDVFRFSFPLLLTGLLGFLINRIDTFMIGYFLSDDKVGIYNIALRIGTMSSFILIAFNTMFAPMISSLHHKGEMDKLAAMYKIITKWILAINLVAFSIILLFNRDIMHLFGKEFIAGSTALVLISIGQVVNAGVGSAGYINVMTGHPHYELYTNILVVGMNVTLNYALIPNYGINGAAVASLISVSLTNIIKLLLVYKDHKIHPYNFDYFKVVGSVTISFMLVYYLNNIIQIFWLIKLLLLTFLFFVMTAIIYYFIGGLSTEDLLVLKKLVGKLYYRKK, from the coding sequence ATGGAAGAAGAACTGTTAGATGTAACTAAAAAATCAGGGGTAGTTTTCATTGGTCGCATAATAGGGGTTTTATTCGGGCTTGTATTTAATTTCATAGTCGCCCGATATATGGGTGCTGAAGCCTATGGAAGGTTTATGTATGTCTATACTTTTATTAGTTTTTTCCCAATTATAACCAGGTTTGGGCTGGACCAGGGCCTGGTCTCATTTTTGCCACCATTGGTTGATGATAATAAAGTGGAAGAACGTAATGGATTAATAACCTCATCAATATTATTTACCTTAATAACTGGTTTTGTTTTATCTACTATAATCATAACTAATAGTAAATTTATTGCCACAAATATATTAAATAGTCCGGAGTTAGTGGATTTAATTAGATATTCTACGCCTTTATTAATTTTACTAGCTTTTACGCAGTTATCCCGGGGCATATTCAGGGGAATAGGAATAATAAAATATTTTGTTCAGGGTCAAAATATACTAACTCCCATAGTAAAAATAGCCTGTATAATAACATTTTCATTTCTAGGATTTAAAATTTATGGTATATTAATTTCTTTCTATATATCTTTAGGTTTAACCAGTCTATATTTATTTTATAAAATTTTAAAAATGGGATTTTTAAGTAGTATTAAATCTATTAATCATGGTCTATTAAAAGATGTATTCCGGTTTTCTTTTCCATTGTTGTTGACAGGTTTATTAGGATTCTTAATAAATAGAATTGATACATTTATGATTGGATATTTTCTCTCTGATGACAAAGTTGGCATTTACAACATAGCTCTAAGAATAGGTACAATGAGCAGTTTTATCCTAATAGCTTTTAATACCATGTTTGCACCAATGATTTCTTCTTTACACCATAAAGGGGAAATGGATAAACTTGCAGCTATGTATAAAATAATTACAAAATGGATTTTAGCAATTAATTTAGTTGCTTTTTCTATTATTTTACTCTTTAACAGGGATATAATGCATCTGTTTGGAAAAGAGTTTATAGCTGGATCAACAGCTTTAGTATTAATATCAATAGGTCAGGTTGTTAATGCTGGCGTGGGTTCTGCAGGATATATTAATGTTATGACAGGGCATCCTCATTATGAATTGTATACCAACATATTAGTTGTGGGTATGAATGTAACATTAAACTATGCTTTAATACCCAACTATGGAATAAATGGAGCAGCGGTTGCATCATTAATATCAGTATCACTAACCAATATAATAAAACTTTTATTAGTATATAAAGATCATAAAATTCATCCATATAATTTTGATTATTTTAAAGTAGTTGGCTCTGTGACAATTAGTTTTATGTTGGTTTATTATTTAAATAATATTATACAAATTTTTTGGCTTATTAAATTGTTATTATTAACATTCTTATTCTTTGTTATGACTGCAATAATATATTACTTCATAGGTGGTTTATCTACTGAAGACTTGCTTGTTTTAAAGAAATTAGTGGGAAAACTGTATTATAGAAAAAAGTAA